Within Phycisphaerales bacterium, the genomic segment CCGATGACCGCCACGGTACGCGGTTCAATTGTGGGGGGGACTTCGGCCTTCAGGGCGGCCTGGCGGTCCCGGCTGGCCCACATGATCAGCCGCCACAGCGACTCCACGAGTTCGGCATTCAGGCCGAGGGCCTGCCCGCGCGAACGGCGATCGGTGATAATCTCGTGCTCGCGCTCGGCGTCGCGGATCGGTAGACGGTGCTCGCGTTTATGCTCGGCGATGTCGGCAATCAGCCCGTTGCGGCGGGCCAGCAGTTGCAGAATTTCGCGATCAATCGCGTCAACCATCGCCCGTAGCACGGGTAACGGGCGAATGGCAGGATTCCCGGATGTCGGTGGCGTGGTACTCATATGATCACGTCATCGGTCCAGTAGCGCGCCGCGGCGCTGCCGGGTTGGCCGTGCGGCCCCCGGGAACATTGTGCGAGCCCCCGGCGGGACCCGCAAGCAGCGCTGGGTTTGGGTCGATGAGGATGCGCAGCCGAGGCCGCTGGCCGTACGGCTGTTGCTGGGAGCACGTATGGCAGCGTTGAGTTACCGGACGGCGGGTGAGTCTCACGGGCGCGCGCTGACGATCTTCGTCGAGGGCCTGCCGGCTGGTCTGTCGGTGGATACCGCGCTGATCGACGGGGAACTGCGCCGCCGACAGGGGGGATATGGCCGTGGGGGACGGATGAAAATTGAGAAGGACGCGGTGGCGGTGCTGAGCGGTGTCCGCCAGGGCCGGACCATCGGTGCGCCGCTCGTCATGCAGATCCCCAATCGCGATTTTCGCATTGACGATGCGCCTGCGATTCACCGCCCACGGCCCGGGCACGCGGATTTTGCGGGTGCTTTGAAATGGCTCACGCCCGATTGCCGGGAAACGCTTGAGCGCGCCTCGGCCCGCGAAACGGCGAGCCGCGTCGCGGCCGGCGCCCTGGCGAAGTGCCTGTTACGCGAATTCGGGATTGCGTGCGTTGGTTTCGTCGCCGAGCTCGGGCCGGTGCGGGCGGTTGTGCCGGATACCTTGTCGCCGGTGGAACTGCTGGCAGCGCGCGATGCGAATGAGGTGTACACGCCGGACGCCGCGGTGGTGGATGCGATGATCGGCGTGATCCATCGTGCCAAGGTCGAGAAGGACACCGCCGGCGGCATCGTCGAGGTGCGTGCGTTCGGACTCCCGCCGGGGATCGGCTCCTGTTTCAGTTGGCATGAGCGGCTGGACGGCCGCCTCATGCAGGCGGTGGGCTCCATCCAGGCGTTCAAAGGCGCGGAAATCGGCCTTGGATTCGAGGCCGCACGCCGGCCGGGCAGCCAGGTGCATGATGCGATCTATTTCGACCCAGCGCAGCGTTCCGCACACAACTTCGGCTTCGTGCGACACACCAACCGCGCCGGCGGGCTCGAAGGCGGCATCACGAACGGACAGCCACTCATCGTGCGCGGCGCGATGAAGCCGATTTCTACCCTCCTCCAGGGCATGGACAGCATCAACCTCAAGACACTGCAACCCGAGCGCAGCGACTACGAGCGCAGCGACGTCTGTGCGGTGCCCGCAGCCAGCGTGGTGGCCGAGAATGCGGTGGCGTTCGAACTGGCGCGGGCGTGGCTGGAGAAGTTCGCGGGCGACACGCTGCGCGAGGTACACGCTGCGTACGAGTTCTACTGCCACGCGGTGCGAACCCTAGGAAACGAGTAACCTCCCGGTTGCAGGGGACATCGCGCCGAGGCCCCCCCCCCGCCAGGAGCAGCGCTGCCCTAGGGTAGCGCAACGCTGGTCAGGTCGATCGGCAGGCGGATTTCTTCCACCTTCGGATGCACTTCGAACACGAGCTGGATCTCATTGTTGATCTGGCCCACGTCAAAGTAGAACATCGTCGCGTTCTGCTCATCCCGCGTTTGCACAACGGTGTCACGCGCCGGAAGCTGCCGCATCCAGCCATCGTAGAACAGCGCGCTCTTCACCTGTTCCGGCCGGGATTTGTACTGAAGCACAATTGTCCGGTTGGCTGGTGGCGTGGATTGGAGGCGCTCCGGTGCGACGACTTCAATCTCGATTCCGAGCTCTGCCAGGCGCGGGTGCTCCACAATCCGTCCGACATATTGAAACGGGTTGACGATCGTCACCGTCTCCGCCTCGTCTGCGAGGAAAAGCTGCACCTCGCCGCGTAGCCGTCGCAGTTCTTTCGCCCCGCGCTGACTGACTTCGCAGCGCGTCGCCAGCAACAGCCCCTCCGACTGCAACCGCGCCAGCGGAATCGCCTGTGGACGGGTCGTCGTGCGATCGGCCTCGGAATAGGTTTCGTCCGTCACCAGTGCGTGGCCCGTGTCGTCCACGACTTCGGTCAGCAGCAGGTTGCCGTGCCGCACGATGCGCGGAAGGGGGGTGCCGGCCACACGGACCTGGAGCGCCAGTTCGGAGCGGAAGCGTCCCGCCATGGCCGGATCATCAATGCTGAAGCGCATCTCCCGCATCGCTGTGATTTCAGCCCGCAGCTCACCCTGGGTGTAATCGACGGCGGGGGCGGCCGGTTGTGCACCCTGCTGCGCAGGGATGGTCTGGATTTCCTGTGCGAACAGAAACAGCACTGGGAGTACGATGGAGAGCATTTCCGCCTTCCTTGCATGCGTGGAACATGACGATGCCGAACAAGGGGTCGTCCGGTGCGTAGTTCTCTCAACTGCGCGATGGAGCGCCCGCTCATAAACCGGCGATATATTCTCGGCCACGGCGCAGGGCGTCAACAGCGCGCGCGCTGTCCGCGCGAATCACCAACCCTGGCGCAGCTTCCGCCCCCGCCAGTTGGGCCAGCCAGGTACGGAAGTCCACATCTCCCTCGCCAAAAGCCGTTTCTTCGAACCCGTCGCCGTGCCGGCGCACATCACGCAGATGCACCGCCCCGGTCAGACCCAGCGTGGCCACCTCGGCCGGGGGGGTTACATCGCGCGCCGTATCGACTGCCAGCAGCATCGTCGGGCAACGCAGCGCACGGATGCGGCCGGCGGTCTGGTCGAGGTTGGCCGCCGGATCATGCACGGCCACCGGCATCGCGAACCGATCAGACCACTCCGCAAGCGTGGCCAGCAACTCGGCCGCGAGCCCGTCGTGCCGCGGATCGTCGAAGCCGGAAAGGTTAACGGTCAGGCGCGGTACCCCCAGCGCCACCCCCAGTGTGAGCGTCGCCCGCAGGTGTTCCATCCGCTCGGTGGCGTAGCGCGGGTCGGCGAGGCCCGCGCCAGGTGTCAGCAAAGCGAGTCCGTCGAGTTGCAGCCCCAGGTCGCGCAACGTCTTGCGTAGATGTCGCTGCGCACTGGCTCCGAAGTCCGATGGATCGAGGAATTCGCGCGCTACGGCCGCATCCACCGCGTGGAAACCGTCGTCGGCCGCCTGTGCGAGAGCACTGCGCAGGTCCCGGCGGTAGGCGTTGAGCCAGGCAGATGGGGCGATCGGCGCCATGAGTCTGCGTATTCCCCTTGGAGCACGGGACTACCCAGCAGGGCAGGGGGCGTCAGTCCTGCAACAGCTTGTGGGTAACTTCCAGCAACCGGTCCATTCGGAATGGCTTGTTGATGTACTCGTCCACGCCGAGCGACTGCGCGTACTGCTTGTGACGCTGACCCTGGTTCCCGGTGATCATGACCACCTTGGGGCCTTCTTTACGCGGGGTTTTCTTCCGCAGGCGCTCCAGCACGAGAAAGCCGCTCTGCTTCGGAAGCATGATATCCAGGATCACCAGGTCCGGCTTGAGCTGCTCGGCTGTTTGCACGGCGGCGTTGCCGTCGGCGGCGGTATGCACCGTGGCGCCGGTGTCGGCCAGTCCCGTCGTAATGGCGGTCAGAATATCGGGATCGTCGTCGACCACGAGGATCGTTTTCCCGGCCAGTTCGTCTGCCATGGGATTCTCCTTGCGCGTCCCGCAGTGTACTATCCGACGGGTCGCCCGACAATGCGGCCGCCTGCCGGCAACAACGACCACGAAGGGCCGCGGTTCACGCCGGTAGCGCCAGCGGGAGCGCTGCGTATGAACGAAACTCGCCGTAATGTGCTGGTTGGCGTTTTTGTCCTCGTTGGCATCGGGGCCCTGGGTGCCCTGATTGTCCTTTTTGGCCGTATGCCGGTCTTTTTTCAGACCGGAACGTATGCGCTCGAGGTTGAGTTCGACGGTGTGACCGGCGTCCGCGCCGGAAACCAGGTCATCTTCAAGGGCCTGGAGATCGGCCGAGTTGAGGGGGTGAGTTTCGCCGAACCCGGCGCTCCGGTTCCCGAGCTGGACAGTGAAGGCAAATTGAAGAAGTCCACCGGCCCGGCACAAGTCCTGGGAGAGCGTACCGCCGTGGTGGTGCGCCTTTCGATCGACCAGAAGTATCGCGTGCCGGTCGGCAGTACAGCCCGCACGATGACGCCCATGCTGGGACAAGGGCGGCCGCCGATCGAGATAGTGCCAGGACCACCGGGTACGGGAGTTCTTGAACCGGGTGTGCCGATTCCACGGATCAGTGGCCGCGTGCAGGGGGCGCTCGATTCCCTGATTCCGGAGGCCATGGTCACCACGTTTGAGACCACGGCCCGGAACATCGGGGATGCGGCCGAAGCACTGACCCCGGTACTGGACGAACTTCGGCTGCTGCTCAAGCAAACTTCGCCGGAACTGGTGGATGCACCAGGTGGCCCACAGGGCAACATCTCGAGTGCCGTGGCACGGCTCGACGCGGCCGTCAAGCACTTCAACGAGGTGCTCGGGGACCCGAACGTGAAGAGTCGCCTGCGCGAAATCGTGGACAACGCGCACCAGATCAGCGTCGAAGGCAAGGCCATGGTTGGCGATCTCAAAGGGGCGGCCGAAGAGGCACGTGCGCTGATTGCCGATGCACGTGAGTTTGCCCAGAAAGCCGACGGCACGCTCGAGAACGTTGACCAGCGTGTGACCGAGGTGGGCCGTGCCCTGGTCAATACGCTCGACCAGGCCGACCAGTTGTTGACGTCGCTGCATGGCATAAGCGCAACTGTAGCGCGTGGCGAGGGCAGCGTTGGGCGTTTCCTCATGGAGGACAAGTTCTACGAATCGCTGCTGATCACGACGGAGCGCCTGACGATGCTGCTGGACGAGTTCCGCGCGCTGGTTGAGGAGTGGCGGAAGGGCAAGATTCGCGTGGCCCTCTAGGTTGGCACGTCCCAAGGCGTGCCTGGCCCAGCCCGCCGCTGTCCCCGCGCCCTCGGCCGTTCGCGCGCTGGTTTCAACGACAGGGGACCCACGTGCCTGCGCCTGCCGCTGACAACGCGCCTCTATCCGGCGTGCCATCAGAACTCGATTCACGGCGTTGCCGCGCGTGTAACTACCCTCTCATCGGCCTGTCCGAGCCGCGCTGCCCGGAGTGCGGCACCCGCTTCGACCCAAACAAGCCGTATTTTCCCGAAACTCCTCTGTTCCTCCTGCCCGACGGCCGCCCCGCCGGCTTATTCCACTTGCTGTGGATGAGCTACTTTCAGCCCGCACGGCTCGGACGCGGCCTGCGGCCCGATCGCATCCGGGCGCGGACCTTCGTATGGCTGTCCGCCCTGTGGGTTGCCATTCCAGCGACACTCTTGGGCTTTACCTCGGATGGCGGAGTGTTCGCGGCCGGCGGGGCCGCTCTGCATCGGCATTGCGGCCCTGGTCGGTGCGCGGTGTTGCGAGTGGAGCTGGTCAAGCGCCCTCATCACCTCTGCCCCGCCACCGCGCCACGACGAGCCGAAGGGGCGGCCCGCCATTTGGCCGGTGTTGCTCAAGATGGGGGCCGGGCACCAGGCGGTGACGCTCACCGCGGCTACCCTGATCGGGGTCGGGGTACCCGTGTTTGACACTTCGTGGGTGGACCGATTCCGGCCACAGGGCTTCTGGCTGTGCTTGGCTGTGGGCTATGTGTGGTGGGCGGCTGCGGTCCTTCGCATGATCGCGGGGCGCTTCCCCGCCGAGGGCTCGTGGGGCGGCGCAATTTCGGGATTGCTGCTGGGCACGATTGCTGGCATTGCAGTTGCGGTGTTCGCGATGCTGCTCATCGCGTATGTGGTGCTCATGCCGCTTTACATGTGAGCTGCTGCCCCCCCGATTCGCGACTCTCCCGCTAGACC encodes:
- the aroC gene encoding chorismate synthase, which produces MAALSYRTAGESHGRALTIFVEGLPAGLSVDTALIDGELRRRQGGYGRGGRMKIEKDAVAVLSGVRQGRTIGAPLVMQIPNRDFRIDDAPAIHRPRPGHADFAGALKWLTPDCRETLERASARETASRVAAGALAKCLLREFGIACVGFVAELGPVRAVVPDTLSPVELLAARDANEVYTPDAAVVDAMIGVIHRAKVEKDTAGGIVEVRAFGLPPGIGSCFSWHERLDGRLMQAVGSIQAFKGAEIGLGFEAARRPGSQVHDAIYFDPAQRSAHNFGFVRHTNRAGGLEGGITNGQPLIVRGAMKPISTLLQGMDSINLKTLQPERSDYERSDVCAVPAASVVAENAVAFELARAWLEKFAGDTLREVHAAYEFYCHAVRTLGNE
- a CDS encoding response regulator — protein: MADELAGKTILVVDDDPDILTAITTGLADTGATVHTAADGNAAVQTAEQLKPDLVILDIMLPKQSGFLVLERLRKKTPRKEGPKVVMITGNQGQRHKQYAQSLGVDEYINKPFRMDRLLEVTHKLLQD
- a CDS encoding MCE family protein, translated to MNETRRNVLVGVFVLVGIGALGALIVLFGRMPVFFQTGTYALEVEFDGVTGVRAGNQVIFKGLEIGRVEGVSFAEPGAPVPELDSEGKLKKSTGPAQVLGERTAVVVRLSIDQKYRVPVGSTARTMTPMLGQGRPPIEIVPGPPGTGVLEPGVPIPRISGRVQGALDSLIPEAMVTTFETTARNIGDAAEALTPVLDELRLLLKQTSPELVDAPGGPQGNISSAVARLDAAVKHFNEVLGDPNVKSRLREIVDNAHQISVEGKAMVGDLKGAAEEARALIADAREFAQKADGTLENVDQRVTEVGRALVNTLDQADQLLTSLHGISATVARGEGSVGRFLMEDKFYESLLITTERLTMLLDEFRALVEEWRKGKIRVAL